The Balneolaceae bacterium genomic sequence TGGCTCTTCGGCGGCCCGTGCTTTAGCGGGCCCGTGCGTCAGCTTGCCTTGCTATTCGGCGGCAGATGCGGCCGGAGCGACAGGTAGGCCAGCAGGGAGCCCAAGGCGACGGAGATGACGGCCCAGGCCAGGATGGTCTCCATGGTAACGTTGCGGTCGAGCAGCCAGCCCATCAGCGCGGGACTCAGCGCGGTGCTCAACACCATGAGTGTGGCGAAAAGGGATCGCACGCTTCCGATGACCTCCTCCCCGTACCGCTCGGCCCACAGCGCCGACTTGATCGGGCTTCCGGCCCCCAGGGTGAGTCCCATAAGCGCCATGTAGAGGAAGGCCGACCAGTCGCCCGGGTGGTACCAGGCCACGGCCAGGCCTGCGCCGAGTGGCAGCAGGTGGTAGGGAAAGAGCCTGGCGGCGCTCCAGCGATCGATCAGGGGACCAATTCCGAGGGAACTCGTTATACGCGCGACGGCAAAGGCGGTAAAGGCTGTGGCCAGCAGGGCGGCCGTCCACCCGAATTGTTCGGCGATGGAGATCTGGTACAGAAAGAGTGCCGTCACCCAGAAGGAAGGCAGGATGACGGCGGGGACCAGCAGCCAGAAGCGGAGATCGGACACCATCTTCCGGTAAAAGGGGAAGGTAGGGCCTTTGGCTTTTTTATTGGACCCGTTTGCCCGGCCGTTTGCCCGTCCTTTGCCCGTTCCTTTGCTCCGCCGGGCGCTTCAGAACGACCGCCAGGAAGGGGATGAAAACGAAGGCGATGACTCCGGCAAAGATCAGCCAGATTTCCCGCCAGCCCAGGATGGTGAGCAGTCCTGCTATGAGCATAGGGAAAAAGGCCTCGCCCAGTGGGTAGCCCAGTCCCACGATGCTGAGGGCTTTACCCCTTCGGACGGTAAATTGACGGGCCATGGCGGTCTGGGCCGTGTGGCCGCTGAGTCCCTGTCCGGTGAGGCGAAGCAGCAGGAGGG encodes the following:
- a CDS encoding MFS transporter, coding for MVSDLRFWLLVPAVILPSFWVTALFLYQISIAEQFGWTAALLATAFTAFAVARITSSLGIGPLIDRWSAARLFPYHLLPLGAGLAVAWYHPGDWSAFLYMALMGLTLGAGSPIKSALWAERYGEEVIGSVRSLFATLMVLSTALSPALMGWLLDRNVTMETILAWAVISVALGSLLAYLSLRPHLPPNSKAS